One genomic window of Gemmatimonadaceae bacterium includes the following:
- a CDS encoding thymidine kinase, which translates to MISDLYFSRSGGWIEVICGVMFSGKSEELIRRVRRAIIARHKVQVFKSHLDERYTGIYQISSHDGRHVEAIPVDTPEQIARAIDDDTRVVAIDEAQFLDPSVVTLATSLAGRGIRVIVAGTDTDFRGEPFGAMPQLLAVAEVVDKLHAICVRCGNPASRNQRLIAGRPARYDSPTIMVGSAETYEARCRSCHSVPRKDEEQLVLTGARG; encoded by the coding sequence GTGATATCGGATCTGTACTTCAGCCGCAGTGGTGGTTGGATCGAAGTCATCTGCGGCGTGATGTTCAGTGGGAAGAGTGAAGAGCTCATACGCCGGGTGCGCCGCGCGATCATTGCGCGCCACAAGGTGCAGGTGTTCAAGTCCCATCTCGACGAGCGTTACACAGGGATTTACCAGATCTCGAGCCACGACGGCCGTCACGTGGAGGCCATCCCCGTGGACACACCGGAGCAGATCGCACGCGCCATCGACGACGATACGCGAGTCGTCGCGATTGACGAAGCGCAGTTTCTCGATCCATCGGTAGTCACGCTTGCGACTTCGCTGGCCGGTCGCGGCATTCGCGTCATCGTCGCCGGCACCGACACTGACTTTCGCGGTGAACCGTTCGGCGCGATGCCACAACTGCTCGCCGTCGCCGAAGTGGTGGACAAGCTGCACGCGATCTGCGTGCGGTGCGGCAATCCCGCGAGCCGGAATCAGCGTCTCATCGCCGGTCGTCCCGCGCGGTACGACTCACCGACGATCATGGTCGGGAGCGCCGAGACGTACGAGGCGCGATGCCGATCGTGCCATTCGGTGCCAAGGAAGGACGAGGAGCAGCTGGTGCTGACAGGGGCTAGGGGTTAG
- a CDS encoding DbpA RNA binding domain-containing protein, with product MPHDWASLAHVLAPVLDRIDDSLPDVQLLIVCADAEAAASASASVVRLAGSRPLRAIAATTARRAARLLRGIGGAPSAQVVAGAPPELLALVQGSSLKLQQVRGVVLAWVDELIAGGEESILETLMAEIPKDAARIVVANEINADVEELIERYARRARRVAPPAADASALAVGLQYVSVAAASRLPALRRLLDDIDPARGMVYVRTDESERDVRDLLRALGYAQPEAADETGVRVARAAGPGESDVVVLYDIPASREELSEAVGPQPRRVVALAQPRLLASLRVLAGGSPLTPFTLSEAGLRARSREELLRIELREILSSGAFARELLALEPLLESYDGIEIAAATLRLLEQARFERDSARARAMEGRAAHAAPGGTAAPAAMTRIFINVGAMDNARPGDLVGAITNEAHITSAQIGKIDIRENHSLVEIASDVADSVLAKLAGSTIRGRRVVARVDQERSSRPGASRSGRLADRGSRRDSGMRRDANRDRNNRDSDERGTDRSARPPHSGDHE from the coding sequence CGATGACTCACTGCCAGACGTCCAACTCTTGATCGTGTGCGCAGACGCGGAAGCTGCTGCAAGCGCATCGGCGTCAGTCGTTCGGCTCGCCGGCAGCCGGCCGCTACGCGCGATCGCGGCGACCACGGCGCGGCGTGCAGCGCGCCTGCTGCGTGGCATTGGTGGCGCGCCGAGTGCACAGGTCGTCGCCGGGGCGCCACCCGAATTGCTCGCGCTCGTGCAGGGTTCGTCGCTCAAACTCCAGCAAGTACGCGGTGTGGTGCTCGCCTGGGTCGACGAACTGATTGCTGGCGGCGAAGAGAGCATCCTCGAAACCTTGATGGCGGAAATTCCCAAGGATGCTGCGCGAATCGTCGTCGCGAACGAGATCAACGCCGACGTGGAAGAGCTCATCGAGCGCTATGCACGCCGCGCCCGACGCGTCGCACCGCCGGCCGCCGACGCCTCAGCACTCGCTGTGGGTTTGCAGTACGTCTCGGTCGCCGCGGCGTCACGTCTGCCCGCGCTGCGCCGGTTGCTCGACGACATCGATCCGGCGCGTGGAATGGTCTACGTTCGCACCGACGAAAGCGAACGCGACGTCCGCGATCTGCTCCGCGCACTCGGCTACGCACAGCCTGAAGCGGCTGACGAAACGGGTGTTCGCGTCGCTCGCGCCGCTGGCCCTGGTGAGTCCGATGTCGTCGTTCTGTACGACATCCCAGCCTCACGAGAGGAGCTCAGCGAAGCCGTCGGACCGCAGCCGCGGCGCGTCGTCGCGCTCGCGCAGCCCCGGTTGCTCGCGAGCTTGCGCGTGCTCGCGGGTGGCTCGCCGCTGACGCCATTCACGCTTTCGGAGGCGGGGCTCCGCGCGAGGAGTCGCGAGGAGCTGTTGCGGATCGAGCTGCGAGAGATCCTGTCGTCGGGCGCGTTCGCGCGCGAGCTGCTTGCGCTGGAGCCGCTGCTCGAGAGCTACGACGGGATCGAGATCGCCGCCGCGACGCTGCGGCTACTCGAGCAGGCGCGCTTCGAGCGTGACTCCGCGCGAGCGCGCGCGATGGAAGGTCGCGCGGCGCATGCTGCGCCAGGAGGTACCGCGGCACCGGCGGCGATGACGCGCATCTTCATCAACGTCGGTGCGATGGACAATGCGCGGCCGGGTGATCTCGTGGGCGCAATTACCAATGAGGCGCACATAACGAGCGCACAGATCGGTAAGATCGATATTCGCGAGAATCACAGCCTCGTCGAGATCGCGAGTGACGTCGCCGACAGCGTCCTGGCGAAGCTGGCGGGGAGCACAATTCGTGGCCGTCGAGTTGTCGCGCGCGTAGACCAGGAGCGCAGCAGCCGGCCAGGTGCGTCTCGCAGTGGACGTCTTGCAGATCGTGGTTCTCGACGCGACTCTGGAATGCGTCGCGACGCCAATCGCGATCGGAACAACCGCGACTCTGATGAGCGTGGTACCGATCGCTCCGCGCGTCCGCCGCACTCCGGAGATCACGAGTGA
- the coaE gene encoding dephospho-CoA kinase (Dephospho-CoA kinase (CoaE) performs the final step in coenzyme A biosynthesis.), translating into MLVIGLTGNIGSGKSTVAQLLSERGATIIDADVLARRAVEFGTPAYEKIVTRWGTSIVGPDQQLDRSALRRTVFSDAKQLEELNEIVHPEVESLRQRLLDDARQRGDRVVVCDIPLLFEKHMAPRFDRIMLVDAPRPLRLERLVRDRGLRETEAMDMIAAQMPAELKRAGADFILVNAGTLNALEQQVAEVWAQLLQESEVCV; encoded by the coding sequence ATGCTGGTTATCGGTCTGACAGGAAACATCGGCAGCGGAAAATCGACGGTTGCGCAGCTGCTTTCTGAGCGCGGCGCGACGATCATCGATGCCGATGTGCTCGCGCGGCGAGCCGTCGAGTTCGGCACCCCGGCGTACGAGAAGATCGTGACGCGGTGGGGGACGTCGATTGTCGGGCCAGACCAGCAACTCGACCGGTCGGCGTTACGCCGAACCGTGTTCAGCGACGCGAAACAACTGGAGGAGCTGAACGAGATCGTCCACCCGGAGGTCGAGAGTCTCCGCCAGCGTCTCCTCGACGATGCGCGCCAGCGTGGCGATCGCGTCGTGGTGTGCGACATTCCGCTGCTTTTCGAGAAGCACATGGCGCCCCGCTTCGACCGCATCATGCTCGTCGATGCGCCCCGGCCACTGCGATTGGAGCGCCTCGTTCGCGACCGTGGTCTGCGCGAGACGGAGGCGATGGACATGATCGCCGCGCAGATGCCCGCGGAGCTCAAACGGGCGGGTGCCGACTTCATCCTCGTGAACGCGGGAACATTGAACGCGCTCGAACAGCAGGTTGCGGAGGTGTGGGCGCAACTGCTGCAGGAGT